One part of the Anopheles merus strain MAF chromosome 3L, AmerM5.1, whole genome shotgun sequence genome encodes these proteins:
- the LOC121598228 gene encoding transcription factor GAGA-like, which produces MTMSLPINSLYSLTWGDYGTSLVSAVQLLRCHGDLVDVTLAAGGRSFPAHKIVLCAASPFLLDLLKNTPCKHPVVMLAGVNANDLEALLEFVYRGEVSVDHSQLPSLLQAAHCLNIQGLAPQTVSHKDDNTTYTTSIQLHPTLVPQNHVKAVIDVGNNVCTTEELITTLGPTQTVQAQVIETITPDQMSDEVTKDVISQFLPTRKRKQRTKKTANQGQAGAAANSAGGTQAAKVMKTTDEDGTTIQVIVNNPDEATPATPKDIKKETNADGTPVDTKEGIIKIKSKSQSEQPATCPICQAVIRQSRNLRRHLELRHFKKPGVKKERVRKSKKGQAANANQANGGNGTNPGNGTVVAGDQVGQQAQQVVQQQAQQQQVQQQGQQQTTIDSTGTISVTVSQAQAQQIEQAAANGQQHVVTQHENADGTTSLSIAQVQTLDGHQLAIGNLNQEETGEMVEQQQQQQHQQQQQQQQQHGSNNGVVGPIVLHEDDVGGDGGVGGGGGGCGVGSGGVVNHVEEVEEDDDVREIVMDAGSVVAVRQADEMMVGAGDVSGDTTDGVIIDATTDDEEELLLHHHHHHHSHHHHQQVLQHALEVDEDDHHHHHQQQQHVVNQQQQHDDHHHHHHHVHHVVEEEDDVEELTGVVEELEEEEIVQQFDGSTVVTVTTARGSRSAHHHGGGGGISFVTTELPLSSSSGRRRIVRRTLGNVLEDDVVIGDAGDGSTIVEVSAGASTSKQRHDGGAASTAESSTGGGTGTAGEDGSAGAVEGEAIEGAVGGGGGGGGGGGDHAGLPSSYKHFFIL; this is translated from the exons ATGACGATGTCGCTCCCGATTAACTCGCTGTACAGCCTGACCTGGGGCGACTACGGCACCTCGCTGGTGTCCGCGGTCCAGCTGCTCCGGTGCCATGGCGACCTGGTGGACGTCACACTGGCCGCCGGTGGCCGGAGCTTCCCCGCGCACAAGATCGTCCTGTGTGCCGCCAGCCCGTTCCTGCTCGATCTGCTGAAG AACACACCGTGCAAGCATCCCGTCGTAATGTTGGCCGGCGTCAACGCGAACGATCTGGAGGCGCTGCTGGAGTTCGTGTACCGGGGCGAGGTCAGTGTGGACCATTCGCAGCTGCCGTCGCTGCTGCAGGCCGCCCACTGTCTCAACATCCAGGGCCTGGCGCCCCAGACGGTGTCGCACAAGGACGACAACACGACGTACACCACGTCGATCCAGCTGCACCCGACGCTCGTGCCCCAGAACCACGTCAAGGCGGTGATCGACGTGGGCAACAATGTTTGC ACGACGGAAGAACTGATCACGACACTCGGACCCACCCAAACCGTGCAGGCGCAGGTAATCGAAACCATCACACCGGACCAGATGTCGGACGAGGTGACGAAGGACGTGATTAGCCAGTTTCTGCCGACCCGCAAGCGCAAGCAGCGCACCAAGAAAACGGCCAACCAGGGACAGGCGGGCGCTGCGGCGAACAGTGCCGGCGGCACCCAGGCAGCCAAGGTAATGAAAACGACCGACGAAGACGGCACCACGATTCAGGTGATTGTGAACAACCCGGACGAAGCGACCCCGGCCACCCCGAAGGACATCAAGAAGGAAACGAACGCGGACGGCACACCGGTAGACACGAAGGAAGGCATCATCA AAATCAAGAGCAAATCGCAATCGGAACAACCGGCAACCTGCCCGATCTGTCAGGCCGTAATTAGACAGTCGCGAAACCTGCGTCGGCATCTGGAGCTGAGACATTTCAAGAAACCGGGCGTAAAGAAGGAGCGCGTACGGAAGAGCAAGAAAG GACAAGCTGCAAACGCAAACCAGGCAAACGGAGGCAACGGCACAAACCCAGGCAACGGTACGGTAGTCGCGGGCGATCAGGTCGGACAGCAAGCGCAACAGGTCGTACAGCAGCAggcccaacagcagcaggtaCAGCAGCAGGGCCAGCAGCAGACAACGATCGACTCGACCGGCACGATATCCGTCACCGTTTCCCAGGCCCAGGCACAGCAGATCGAACAGGCAGCCGCCAACGGACAGCAGCACGTGGTCACGCAGCACGAAAACGCGGACGGCACCACCTCGCTCTCGATCGCACAGGTACAAACGCTCGATGGCCACCAGCTCGCAATTGGAAATCTCAATCAG GAGGAAACGGGCGAGATGgtggaacaacaacaacaacagcagcatcagcagcagcaacaacaacaacaacaacacggtTCCAACAACGGCGTTGTTGGACCGATCGTGTTGCACGAGGATGATGTTGGTGGCGATggcggtgttggtggtggtggtggtggttgtggtgttggtagtggtggtgttgtAAACCACGTGGAAGAGGTCgaggaggatgatgatgtGCGGGAGATAGTGATGGACGCGGGTTCGGTCGTGGCCGTCCGGCAAGCCGATGAGATGATGGTAGGCGCAGGGGACGTCAGTGGCGACACGACGGACGGTGTGATCATCGACGCGACGACGGACGATGAGGAGGAGCTGCTactgcaccatcatcatcatcaccatagccaccatcatcatcagcaggtGTTGCAGCATGCACTAGAGGTGGATGAagacgatcatcatcatcatcatcagcagcagcagcatgtggtgaaccaacagcaacagcacgacgatcatcatcatcatcatcatcacgtgCATCAtgtggtggaggaggaggacgatgtGGAGGAGCTCACCGGGGTGGTGGAGgagctggaggaggaggaaattgTACAGCAGTTCGATGGGTCAACGGTGGTGACCGTTACGACGGCACGGGGTTCGCGAAGTGCGCACCAtcacggcggtggtggtggcattaGCTTCGTGACGACCGAGCTGCccctgtcgtcgtcgtccggtCGTCGGCGGATCGTTCGCCGCACGCTCGGCAACGTGCTGGAGGACGATGTAGTGATTGGCGACGCCGGCGACGGCAGCACGATCGTGGAGGTGTCGGCTGGAGCTAGCACCAGCAAGCAAAGGCACGACGGTGGTGCAGCTAGTACTGCGGAAAGTAGTACGGGCGGTGGCACAGGTACCGCTGGTGAGGATGGTAGTGCGGGAGCAGTAGAAGGAGAAGCGATCGAAGGTGctgttggcggtggtggtggtggtggcggcggtggtggagaTCATGCCGGTTTGCCATCGTCCTACAAGCATTTCTTTATCCTCTAA
- the LOC121599117 gene encoding prolyl endopeptidase FAP isoform X3, whose product MAASTGNSIEIGHSDQELVGSGKRNLRRYLLLGTLAVILTIVAVALVVILTASNEEESGPETAPIVREGEPITLDDFLQGRLSASGFTGTWTANGKIIFRDDFGTVMVYDPEDNDTKTLLGVANEEQLQGFKFDLSPDGKYLLVARGYSKIFRHSYLAIYDIVDMATKQVIPINVGGQRRALNLVEWSPVGHSFVFVYQNNLYYRETPTSVEIQITTDGSPSVYNGIPDWVYEEEVFSTNIATWFSPDGKRIAFIRFNDTETPLMKIPIYGPPGNPDYQYPRELTLHYPKVGTKNPEVHLFQYDLTGRKLAEIEPPVELVNQQRDHIITSVGWTKERLVTIWMNRVQNHAIIKSCLPESGQCMTVHEIKEESGWLDLFSAPVFNGDGTQFLVISSQAQGTAGGFKHVTMISTTERSAVPVTSGTFVVQEILRWDAESNLIFYTANTANESHVLHVYAIEGRPNAPAGQCLTCDTEVSAKQSFFNAQMSPNGGNYLVLEARGPNIPWTHVYRWSVAEKVVQLKLMKIWESNDHLERALKGKAIPRVEIHELDLGNGFTAKAMLLIPPGTNTSSSAVKHPMLVDVYGGPNSANVVGTWSIGWGTHLASNRSVVYAKIDGRGSGLRGDRLMYQIYRKLGTVEVQDQITGARKLAEQLPFVDPQRIAIWGWSYGGYASAMALAQDTQHVFQCAVSVAPVTDWLFYDSIYTERYMGLPTLTDNRAGYETSRLTALHERFRNRTYLLVHGTYDDNVHYQQAMQLARALETHDIMFKQVSYPDEDHSLAGVRPHLYHTLGKFFSECLKLN is encoded by the exons ATGGCAGCATCCACTGGCAACAGCATCGAGATCGGACATTCGGATCAG GAACTCGTTGGCTCTGGCAAGCGGAACCTTCGCCGATATCTTCTCCTCGGTACGTTGGCCGTCATCCTTACCATCGTTGCCGTCGCACTCGTGGTCATCCTCACCGCTAGCAATGAGGAGGAAAGCGGTCCCGAGACGGCCCCCATCGTACGTGAAGGTGAACCGATCACGCTGGATGACTTCCTGCAGGGCCGACTGTCAGCGAGCGGCTTTACCGGCACCTGGACCGCGAATGGGAAAATCATATTCCGCGACGACTTCGGCACGGTGATGGTGTACGATCCGGAGGACAACGACACAAAAACACTGCTCGGAGTGGCGAACGAAGAGCAGCTGCAGGGTTTCAAGTTTGACCTGTCGCCCGACGGCAAGTATCTGCTGGTAGCGCGCGGCTACAGCAAGATCTTCCGGCACAGCTACCTGGCGATCTACGATATTGTGGATATGGCGACGAAGCAGGTCATTCCGATTAATGTCGGTGGACAGAGG CGTGCCCTCAATCTCGTTGAATGGAGCCCCGTCGGCCACTCGTTCGTGTTCGTGTACCAGAACAACCTCTACTACCGCGAAACGCCGACCTCGGTCGAGATCCAGATCACCACCGATGGCAGCCCGAGCGTGTACAACGGCATCCCGGACTGGGTGTACGAGGAGGAAGTGTTCTCCACCAACATTGCCACCTGGTTCTCGCCGGACGGCAAGCGCATCGCGTTCATACGCTTCAACGACACGGAAACGCCACTGATGAAGATCCCAATCTATGGGCCACCGGGCAACCCGGACTATCAGTATCCACGCGAGCTTACGCTGCACTACCCGAAGGTGGGCACCAAGAACCCGGAGGTGCATCTGTTCCAGTACGATCTGACCGGGCGGAAGTTGGCGGAGATTGAGCCACCGGTTGAGCTGGTGAATCAGCAGCGCGATCACATCATTACGAGCGTTGGCTGGACCAAGGAACGGCTCGTAACGATCTGGATGAATCGTGTGCAGAACCATGCCATTATCAAGTCATGCCTGCCCGAGTCTGGCCAGTGTATGACGGTGCACGAGATTAAGGAAGAGTCCGGTTGGTTGGATCTGTTTAGTGCGCCGGTGTTTAATGGGGATGGAACACAGTTCCTAGTGATCTCCTCCCAGGCCCAGGGTACTGCCGGTGGATTTAAGCACGTGACGATGATCTCCACGACGGAACGATCGGCCGTCCCGGTGACTAGCGGTACGTTTGTAGTGCAGGAGATTCTACGCTGGGATGCGGAGAGCAATCTGATCTTTTACACGGCCAACACGGCCAACGAATCGCACGTGCTGCATGTGTACGCGATCGAGGGCCGACCGAATGCTCCCGCCGGCCAGTGCTTGACGTGCGACACAGAGGTGAGTGCAAAGCAGAGCTTCTTCAATGCGCAGATGAGCCCGAACGGTGGTAACTACTTGGTGCTGGAGGCACGCGGCCCTAACATTCCCTGGACGCACGTGTATCGGTGGAGCGTTGCTGAGAAGG TTGTGCAGCTGAAGCTGATGAAGATCTGGGAATCGAACGATCATCTGGAGCGTGCGCTCAAGGGCAAAGCGATCCCACGGGTCGAGATACACGAGCTGGATCTTGGCAATGGGTTTACCGCGAAGGCGATGCTGCTCATCCCACCCGGCACCAACACCTCCAGCAGTGCGGTCAAGCATCCGATGCTGGTGGACGTGTACGGTGGGCCCAACTCGGCCAACGTCGTCGGCACCTGGTCGATCGGTTGGGGCACCCATCTCGCCTCGAACCGGTCCGTGGTGTACGCGAAGATTGATGGCCGCGGCAGTGGACTGCGCGGCGATCGGCTCATGTACCAGATCTACCGTAAGCTCGGTACGGTCGAGGTACAGGATCAGATTACCGGCGCTCGCAAGCTAGCCGAACAGCTGCCGTTTGTCGACCCGCAGCGTATCGCTATCTGGGGCTGGAGTTACGGTGGTTACGCATCGGCCATGGCACTAGCGCAGGATACGCAGCACGTCTTCCAGTGTGCCGTGTCGGTGGCACCGGTAACGGATTGGCTGTTTTACGATTCGATCTACACCGAACGGTACATGGGCCTGCCGACGCTCACCGACAACCGGGCCGGGTATGAAACGTCGCGACTGACGGCACTGCACGAGCGGTTCCGCAATCGGACGTACCTGCTGGTGCACGGTACGTACGATGACAACGTCCACTACCAGCAGGCGATGCAGCTGGCCCGGGCGCTCGAAACGCACGACATCATGTTCAAGCAGGTG AGCTACCCGGACGAGGATCACAGTCTGGCCGGTGTGCGGCCCCATCTTTACCATACGCTTGGTAAATTCTTCAGCGAGTGCTTAAAGCTAAACTAA
- the LOC121599117 gene encoding prolyl endopeptidase FAP isoform X2 yields MAASTGNSIEIGHSDQMELVGSGKRNLRRYLLLGTLAVILTIVAVALVVILTASNEEESGPETAPIVREGEPITLDDFLQGRLSASGFTGTWTANGKIIFRDDFGTVMVYDPEDNDTKTLLGVANEEQLQGFKFDLSPDGKYLLVARGYSKIFRHSYLAIYDIVDMATKQVIPINVGGQRRALNLVEWSPVGHSFVFVYQNNLYYRETPTSVEIQITTDGSPSVYNGIPDWVYEEEVFSTNIATWFSPDGKRIAFIRFNDTETPLMKIPIYGPPGNPDYQYPRELTLHYPKVGTKNPEVHLFQYDLTGRKLAEIEPPVELVNQQRDHIITSVGWTKERLVTIWMNRVQNHAIIKSCLPESGQCMTVHEIKEESGWLDLFSAPVFNGDGTQFLVISSQAQGTAGGFKHVTMISTTERSAVPVTSGTFVVQEILRWDAESNLIFYTANTANESHVLHVYAIEGRPNAPAGQCLTCDTEVSAKQSFFNAQMSPNGGNYLVLEARGPNIPWTHVYRWSVAEKVVQLKLMKIWESNDHLERALKGKAIPRVEIHELDLGNGFTAKAMLLIPPGTNTSSSAVKHPMLVDVYGGPNSANVVGTWSIGWGTHLASNRSVVYAKIDGRGSGLRGDRLMYQIYRKLGTVEVQDQITGARKLAEQLPFVDPQRIAIWGWSYGGYASAMALAQDTQHVFQCAVSVAPVTDWLFYDSIYTERYMGLPTLTDNRAGYETSRLTALHERFRNRTYLLVHGTYDDNVHYQQAMQLARALETHDIMFKQVSYPDEDHSLAGVRPHLYHTLGKFFSECLKLN; encoded by the exons ATGGCAGCATCCACTGGCAACAGCATCGAGATCGGACATTCGGATCAG ATG GAACTCGTTGGCTCTGGCAAGCGGAACCTTCGCCGATATCTTCTCCTCGGTACGTTGGCCGTCATCCTTACCATCGTTGCCGTCGCACTCGTGGTCATCCTCACCGCTAGCAATGAGGAGGAAAGCGGTCCCGAGACGGCCCCCATCGTACGTGAAGGTGAACCGATCACGCTGGATGACTTCCTGCAGGGCCGACTGTCAGCGAGCGGCTTTACCGGCACCTGGACCGCGAATGGGAAAATCATATTCCGCGACGACTTCGGCACGGTGATGGTGTACGATCCGGAGGACAACGACACAAAAACACTGCTCGGAGTGGCGAACGAAGAGCAGCTGCAGGGTTTCAAGTTTGACCTGTCGCCCGACGGCAAGTATCTGCTGGTAGCGCGCGGCTACAGCAAGATCTTCCGGCACAGCTACCTGGCGATCTACGATATTGTGGATATGGCGACGAAGCAGGTCATTCCGATTAATGTCGGTGGACAGAGG CGTGCCCTCAATCTCGTTGAATGGAGCCCCGTCGGCCACTCGTTCGTGTTCGTGTACCAGAACAACCTCTACTACCGCGAAACGCCGACCTCGGTCGAGATCCAGATCACCACCGATGGCAGCCCGAGCGTGTACAACGGCATCCCGGACTGGGTGTACGAGGAGGAAGTGTTCTCCACCAACATTGCCACCTGGTTCTCGCCGGACGGCAAGCGCATCGCGTTCATACGCTTCAACGACACGGAAACGCCACTGATGAAGATCCCAATCTATGGGCCACCGGGCAACCCGGACTATCAGTATCCACGCGAGCTTACGCTGCACTACCCGAAGGTGGGCACCAAGAACCCGGAGGTGCATCTGTTCCAGTACGATCTGACCGGGCGGAAGTTGGCGGAGATTGAGCCACCGGTTGAGCTGGTGAATCAGCAGCGCGATCACATCATTACGAGCGTTGGCTGGACCAAGGAACGGCTCGTAACGATCTGGATGAATCGTGTGCAGAACCATGCCATTATCAAGTCATGCCTGCCCGAGTCTGGCCAGTGTATGACGGTGCACGAGATTAAGGAAGAGTCCGGTTGGTTGGATCTGTTTAGTGCGCCGGTGTTTAATGGGGATGGAACACAGTTCCTAGTGATCTCCTCCCAGGCCCAGGGTACTGCCGGTGGATTTAAGCACGTGACGATGATCTCCACGACGGAACGATCGGCCGTCCCGGTGACTAGCGGTACGTTTGTAGTGCAGGAGATTCTACGCTGGGATGCGGAGAGCAATCTGATCTTTTACACGGCCAACACGGCCAACGAATCGCACGTGCTGCATGTGTACGCGATCGAGGGCCGACCGAATGCTCCCGCCGGCCAGTGCTTGACGTGCGACACAGAGGTGAGTGCAAAGCAGAGCTTCTTCAATGCGCAGATGAGCCCGAACGGTGGTAACTACTTGGTGCTGGAGGCACGCGGCCCTAACATTCCCTGGACGCACGTGTATCGGTGGAGCGTTGCTGAGAAGG TTGTGCAGCTGAAGCTGATGAAGATCTGGGAATCGAACGATCATCTGGAGCGTGCGCTCAAGGGCAAAGCGATCCCACGGGTCGAGATACACGAGCTGGATCTTGGCAATGGGTTTACCGCGAAGGCGATGCTGCTCATCCCACCCGGCACCAACACCTCCAGCAGTGCGGTCAAGCATCCGATGCTGGTGGACGTGTACGGTGGGCCCAACTCGGCCAACGTCGTCGGCACCTGGTCGATCGGTTGGGGCACCCATCTCGCCTCGAACCGGTCCGTGGTGTACGCGAAGATTGATGGCCGCGGCAGTGGACTGCGCGGCGATCGGCTCATGTACCAGATCTACCGTAAGCTCGGTACGGTCGAGGTACAGGATCAGATTACCGGCGCTCGCAAGCTAGCCGAACAGCTGCCGTTTGTCGACCCGCAGCGTATCGCTATCTGGGGCTGGAGTTACGGTGGTTACGCATCGGCCATGGCACTAGCGCAGGATACGCAGCACGTCTTCCAGTGTGCCGTGTCGGTGGCACCGGTAACGGATTGGCTGTTTTACGATTCGATCTACACCGAACGGTACATGGGCCTGCCGACGCTCACCGACAACCGGGCCGGGTATGAAACGTCGCGACTGACGGCACTGCACGAGCGGTTCCGCAATCGGACGTACCTGCTGGTGCACGGTACGTACGATGACAACGTCCACTACCAGCAGGCGATGCAGCTGGCCCGGGCGCTCGAAACGCACGACATCATGTTCAAGCAGGTG AGCTACCCGGACGAGGATCACAGTCTGGCCGGTGTGCGGCCCCATCTTTACCATACGCTTGGTAAATTCTTCAGCGAGTGCTTAAAGCTAAACTAA
- the LOC121599117 gene encoding prolyl endopeptidase FAP isoform X1: MNIARTRKPIYQPLAQNDFGDGGSSDSEPGDPGDSDGDPEAVPATGSRRWLRSARGVIVDMDGGRGGVEGKMKIDMYQELVGSGKRNLRRYLLLGTLAVILTIVAVALVVILTASNEEESGPETAPIVREGEPITLDDFLQGRLSASGFTGTWTANGKIIFRDDFGTVMVYDPEDNDTKTLLGVANEEQLQGFKFDLSPDGKYLLVARGYSKIFRHSYLAIYDIVDMATKQVIPINVGGQRRALNLVEWSPVGHSFVFVYQNNLYYRETPTSVEIQITTDGSPSVYNGIPDWVYEEEVFSTNIATWFSPDGKRIAFIRFNDTETPLMKIPIYGPPGNPDYQYPRELTLHYPKVGTKNPEVHLFQYDLTGRKLAEIEPPVELVNQQRDHIITSVGWTKERLVTIWMNRVQNHAIIKSCLPESGQCMTVHEIKEESGWLDLFSAPVFNGDGTQFLVISSQAQGTAGGFKHVTMISTTERSAVPVTSGTFVVQEILRWDAESNLIFYTANTANESHVLHVYAIEGRPNAPAGQCLTCDTEVSAKQSFFNAQMSPNGGNYLVLEARGPNIPWTHVYRWSVAEKVVQLKLMKIWESNDHLERALKGKAIPRVEIHELDLGNGFTAKAMLLIPPGTNTSSSAVKHPMLVDVYGGPNSANVVGTWSIGWGTHLASNRSVVYAKIDGRGSGLRGDRLMYQIYRKLGTVEVQDQITGARKLAEQLPFVDPQRIAIWGWSYGGYASAMALAQDTQHVFQCAVSVAPVTDWLFYDSIYTERYMGLPTLTDNRAGYETSRLTALHERFRNRTYLLVHGTYDDNVHYQQAMQLARALETHDIMFKQVSYPDEDHSLAGVRPHLYHTLGKFFSECLKLN, encoded by the exons GAACTCGTTGGCTCTGGCAAGCGGAACCTTCGCCGATATCTTCTCCTCGGTACGTTGGCCGTCATCCTTACCATCGTTGCCGTCGCACTCGTGGTCATCCTCACCGCTAGCAATGAGGAGGAAAGCGGTCCCGAGACGGCCCCCATCGTACGTGAAGGTGAACCGATCACGCTGGATGACTTCCTGCAGGGCCGACTGTCAGCGAGCGGCTTTACCGGCACCTGGACCGCGAATGGGAAAATCATATTCCGCGACGACTTCGGCACGGTGATGGTGTACGATCCGGAGGACAACGACACAAAAACACTGCTCGGAGTGGCGAACGAAGAGCAGCTGCAGGGTTTCAAGTTTGACCTGTCGCCCGACGGCAAGTATCTGCTGGTAGCGCGCGGCTACAGCAAGATCTTCCGGCACAGCTACCTGGCGATCTACGATATTGTGGATATGGCGACGAAGCAGGTCATTCCGATTAATGTCGGTGGACAGAGG CGTGCCCTCAATCTCGTTGAATGGAGCCCCGTCGGCCACTCGTTCGTGTTCGTGTACCAGAACAACCTCTACTACCGCGAAACGCCGACCTCGGTCGAGATCCAGATCACCACCGATGGCAGCCCGAGCGTGTACAACGGCATCCCGGACTGGGTGTACGAGGAGGAAGTGTTCTCCACCAACATTGCCACCTGGTTCTCGCCGGACGGCAAGCGCATCGCGTTCATACGCTTCAACGACACGGAAACGCCACTGATGAAGATCCCAATCTATGGGCCACCGGGCAACCCGGACTATCAGTATCCACGCGAGCTTACGCTGCACTACCCGAAGGTGGGCACCAAGAACCCGGAGGTGCATCTGTTCCAGTACGATCTGACCGGGCGGAAGTTGGCGGAGATTGAGCCACCGGTTGAGCTGGTGAATCAGCAGCGCGATCACATCATTACGAGCGTTGGCTGGACCAAGGAACGGCTCGTAACGATCTGGATGAATCGTGTGCAGAACCATGCCATTATCAAGTCATGCCTGCCCGAGTCTGGCCAGTGTATGACGGTGCACGAGATTAAGGAAGAGTCCGGTTGGTTGGATCTGTTTAGTGCGCCGGTGTTTAATGGGGATGGAACACAGTTCCTAGTGATCTCCTCCCAGGCCCAGGGTACTGCCGGTGGATTTAAGCACGTGACGATGATCTCCACGACGGAACGATCGGCCGTCCCGGTGACTAGCGGTACGTTTGTAGTGCAGGAGATTCTACGCTGGGATGCGGAGAGCAATCTGATCTTTTACACGGCCAACACGGCCAACGAATCGCACGTGCTGCATGTGTACGCGATCGAGGGCCGACCGAATGCTCCCGCCGGCCAGTGCTTGACGTGCGACACAGAGGTGAGTGCAAAGCAGAGCTTCTTCAATGCGCAGATGAGCCCGAACGGTGGTAACTACTTGGTGCTGGAGGCACGCGGCCCTAACATTCCCTGGACGCACGTGTATCGGTGGAGCGTTGCTGAGAAGG TTGTGCAGCTGAAGCTGATGAAGATCTGGGAATCGAACGATCATCTGGAGCGTGCGCTCAAGGGCAAAGCGATCCCACGGGTCGAGATACACGAGCTGGATCTTGGCAATGGGTTTACCGCGAAGGCGATGCTGCTCATCCCACCCGGCACCAACACCTCCAGCAGTGCGGTCAAGCATCCGATGCTGGTGGACGTGTACGGTGGGCCCAACTCGGCCAACGTCGTCGGCACCTGGTCGATCGGTTGGGGCACCCATCTCGCCTCGAACCGGTCCGTGGTGTACGCGAAGATTGATGGCCGCGGCAGTGGACTGCGCGGCGATCGGCTCATGTACCAGATCTACCGTAAGCTCGGTACGGTCGAGGTACAGGATCAGATTACCGGCGCTCGCAAGCTAGCCGAACAGCTGCCGTTTGTCGACCCGCAGCGTATCGCTATCTGGGGCTGGAGTTACGGTGGTTACGCATCGGCCATGGCACTAGCGCAGGATACGCAGCACGTCTTCCAGTGTGCCGTGTCGGTGGCACCGGTAACGGATTGGCTGTTTTACGATTCGATCTACACCGAACGGTACATGGGCCTGCCGACGCTCACCGACAACCGGGCCGGGTATGAAACGTCGCGACTGACGGCACTGCACGAGCGGTTCCGCAATCGGACGTACCTGCTGGTGCACGGTACGTACGATGACAACGTCCACTACCAGCAGGCGATGCAGCTGGCCCGGGCGCTCGAAACGCACGACATCATGTTCAAGCAGGTG AGCTACCCGGACGAGGATCACAGTCTGGCCGGTGTGCGGCCCCATCTTTACCATACGCTTGGTAAATTCTTCAGCGAGTGCTTAAAGCTAAACTAA